One Candidatus Zixiibacteriota bacterium genomic window, AACTATTCGATGCACGAAGTGTTGTTCCATGAACCGTATAGTTGGTCGGACCATCCTCGTTAACGCATGTTGGACTCTCATAGCGGAACATGATGATCCAGTTCTCTTCACCGCTCAGGCAGTGATTAGCCGTGAGGAAATATGGCGTCTCGTCCTGGCGGACGTTGTTGATCATAGAACCAGAGCACCACCTGGTGCCATTGCCCAACAGTACCATCGCTACGGCCCGGCTTTCGAGTTGCCAGTCGGCACCTTCCGGGCAATTGACATTGTTGTTGCAGGAGCCGGAACTGCCATAGGCCTTGTCGTACTTATCACCGCCGAAACCGAAAATATCTTTGTAGGCATGCACAATGCGGGTGATTGTGAAATGACCCTGGCCTTGCACATCAGCCGGTTCGTAATACTCAACGGTAATGTCATCGCCTTTCACTGGCGCAGTCGCAAACAGACCGCTGCTTTTATTGTTTCTCCCGGTGAAAGCACCGAGAATCATCTCGCGATCTTCACTGTAAACGAAAAGTTCTGCACCCGGAGGCAGATAGAAGTTGTCATAGATAAGGTTGATTGAGTACGCACCTTCTGACACAATACGTAGACGCCAGATCGCTGAACCATCAGGGAGCTTCTCCCATTCACCGGAACTCTGCAAACTGTAGTTGACGTCATGGGGAGCGCCAAAACGGAACGGAAGACCTTCCTGTTCCTCGATATCATCTTCAACCAGCATTGCCTCCACATCAACCGGGGCCATAACCCGGGCATCGATAAGGGACTTCGAAGGTTGTTGGAAACTCTGGGGTGTTCCCCCTTTACTGAGCTGCGCAAACGAAGTTGCTGCGAACAAGCACAATACTGCCAATATATACATAAGAATACGGAGCTGTTTCACTAGGACCTCCCGGTAGTTTCAAGCCTCACTCAACATTGCCAACAAAATAGTCATTCTTATCTATAATACTTTCCTCCTCTCTCATTGCCAGTTTAGTGTCAATCACAGAATTAATCAGATTGATGCACTCCCTCACCCTGCACACATGACTCAAATAGGTATAGTGACCCATCTACGGCAACAGACCGTTTAAGATGATTTGATCCACGCAGAATAATACCTGCGTTCGCTAAGAATGATGATGGAAGTTCACAAAGGTGCACCCGCTACCACCTTAAACCCTTTCTGCAAAAGGGCTAATCGAGAAAGTAACCTGGAAGAACTTAGTAACTGAAGATCGTCGACTGGTTAGTTACATGACATCAATTTCGCCCTTAAAGAGCTTGATCTTCAGATGTTCTTGTTTGACTTACTGGTCTATATCCGAAATCTCTTGCCGCTGACCCAGTAGTCAATCCAGTAGATTCCGTGTCTTTGAAAAATGCTTGTCGTGATCATAATATAGAAAACTGAGACCCTATTCGCAAGAACATTGTGGCCTAATCGTATCGTATCCTCTTCCCTATCTCCAATGACCGATGCTGCCACAGTTGTGAGCACGCATATTCATCAACACACTTCAAGCATCATCGCACATACCATTTGAGTATCCTGTAGAGTATCCTGTTCTTGAGAATCGTGGTCAAATGCACTTGCAGCTGGCACAGTATTTCACATATAATACGAACACCTCATTGCCCTGATGAGACTGGAAAGACTGCAGGTCCGGATTCATTCTGGCATATTACGGGAAAGGAGTATAGAGAATGGATATGATAGTGACGTTTCTGCAGGGGATCGGTATTCTCCTTGGTGTGTTTGTGATTTACCTTCTCATAGTTGCCCTGGCCCCCTGCTTATCGGTTCCCAAGCAACGCCTGAATAGAGCGAAGCAGTTACCCAACGACGTAGACGCGATACCATCACTGCCAAGAGAAGATGTGTCTTTTCAGGTCAAGGGAACGTCCGTCAGTGCCTGGCTGTATCTACCGGGGAAACTCTCTGCTCCTGTTCCCTGTATCATCATGGGTCACGGTTTTGGAGGGATAAAAGACATGCTCCTGGAGCAATATGCAATTCGTTACCAGAAAGCCGGCTATGTGGTGTTGACATTCGACTACCGGCATTTTGGCGAGAGCGAGGGTCAACCCAGGCAACTGTTTTTGATCCGTTATCAACTGGAAGATCATGAAGAAGCGATTAAGTATGCTCGGAGTCGCAAGGAGGTTGATCCGGCAAGAATAGCTTTGTGGGGAACCTCTGGAGGCGGTGGATATGGTATTGTAATCGCTGCCAAAGATAAAGACATTGCCTGTGTAGTCTCACATTGTGCAGGGCTGGATCACAAAGCCTCAATGAAGATGTTTAGAAGGACATTGGGCATCAGACACCTTCTCCGTCTCATTGTTCACGCCCAACGTGATCTAATGAGGTCGCGCCTTGGGCTTTCACCCCACAAAATACCTATCGTAGGTAAACCTGGAACTATGGCTTTTTTCCCTACTTCAGATGCTTATGACGGCTACAGCAAGGTTGGATCAGAGAGTTTCGTTAATGAAGTATGTGCCCGTATTATTCTGCGGTCACACGGATTCAACCCGGTCAAACACATTCGCAACGTGAGCTGTCCGGTTCTGATTCAGATATGTGATCATGATAGCTTAGCTCCCATAGGGACCGAAACCGAGGAAGAACTAAGGAAGTATGCAGAAGTGAAACGCTATCCCATCGGTCACTTTGATATCTACATTGGGAGCCACTTCGAGAAAGCCGTAGGTGACCAGCTTGAGTTTTTCAAGAACCATCTCTGACTTACTTTCCCATAGGCGGTAGACGCCCCTGTCTGCCCAAAAACAATTCATAACCTGTGGCCGCTGTCCGCAGTAGAAAAGCCAATGATATTGGAGGGGGGGAACCAAACAGGCATCCCCTGGCTGGTACCTATATTCGCATTGTAACACAAGTACTTACACCGTATTGTGATCATATCGTGACCAAATTAAAATCGCTTTTTTATTGCTAATAGTGAGGTTGTGGTATGAATTTCAATGTACGTTATCCGATTTGCATAGAGAGGTGAACTGACGGTTACGCAGCAGTTCATACCGCTAGTAGCTGAAACATTAGTGAAAGGCGAAATCATGAAGATTAAATTGAGTGAGAGACGATGGTGGAGACTGATCGGAATAACATGCTCCGTGATGGTCATGCTGACAGCGATTGAGGCGATTGCAAGTGAGGTGTCGGATGTAGACGTCAAGATCGAGCGAGTTGCTCTATTCAAGAACGGGCTGGGATACTTCGCTTCGTCCGCGATCCTGCCGAAAGAGGCAACTACAATCAAGGTAAGTCAGCTTCCTGTACCTTCGCATGGCACGTTCTGGGTAGGATATCCGGAAGACGTAAAGGTCCGTTCGTTAATCTCGAACATGGCGGATGTTGAAGAGAGTGTACCTGCACGCAGCATTATCGAGCTTCTTCAAGCCAATCCGGGCCGGAAAGTCGTTATTAGCACTGGCTCGAAAGACATGCCCACGATCAACGGTATAATCGTCGAAATCATCCCGGAGGACAAATCTGCTGAGTCCCTGAATCCTTACTTTATGGACATCAGGTATTCATCTTCGGCAAGTCGGATTCAACCTTATCAAGCGACCTCACTGGTTGTCATCAGAACAAAGGGGGGAACTGTCGCCCTCAATGCAGGGTCAATCATCCGTGCGGATTTTGAAAGTGACGACATCACTACTGTGGTTCCGACCATATCGAAACAGCCGACTATCCGAATGGAGTTGGAGATTGCGGCACCGGGAAAAGAAATTGGCGTAAGTTATCTTGCCCGAGGGATCACCTGGTCGCCGAGCTATTTGATCGACATCTCGGACCCGGAAACTGCCAAGCTAAGCGCCAAGGCGGTTGTCATCAACGAGGTGGCTGACCTGCAGAAAATCCATCTTGATTTGGTAACCGGTTTTCCGAATATTAAGTTCGGCGACGTTAACAGCCCGGTGGCCATGAGCCAGGATCTTGCGGGCTTTCTAAGGGCGCTGACAAGCGGTCGAAGTGAATCGGGCTCGCGTGGGAATATGATGATGCAGCAGGCTGTGCTGTCAAACGTTGCGATGTTTGACAATGACATGAGCGCACCTATGCCCGGATATTCCACGGCGCGGGAAGGTCTTGTGGCTGAAGATCTGTTCTTCTATCCGGTCGATAACTTCACCCTGCTCCGAGGGGAAACCGCCTGCCTTCCACTTTTTACAGCCGAGGTGCCGTACAAGCATATTTACATTTGGAAGATTCCCGATATGCTCGACAACAACGAACGATATCGGCATAATCGTGGTAACGACGAACAGGCTCTTGCCGAGGAAGTGTGGCATTCCTGCCGTTTGGTCAACAACATGGAGATGCCCTGGACTACGGCAGCCGCTGAGTTTGTCAATGCCGGCCAGTTTACCGGACAGGATATCTGTTACTACACAGCACCAGGCGCCGAGACCACAATACGCATCAATCGAGCGATGAACGTTCTGGCCGAAAAGGCCGAGGTGGAGTTAGAGCGCGTCCGAAAGGCCGCGTCATTTCATGGGTACTCCCATGACCTCATCAAGGTGAAAGGGGAACTGAAGTTGCGGAATCGGATGGGCAAAAGTGCAACTGTGGAAGTGACGAAGAATTTGTCCGGAGAGGTGCTTGAGACTATTCCTCAAGCCAGGGACATACGTACGGCCAAGGGACTGCAACGGGTGAATCCACATCATATGCTAGTGTGGGAGCTTGAAATGAAGCCTGGCCAGGAGCAGACGTTATCGTACACATACGAGGTGTATGTCCGCGATTGATTCCGAGCCAAATGGAAGGTCAGCGATAAATAGTATGGACTATTTATCAGACAGAATTCTCACACTAGTGTTCAACTTGTCTATAATATAAGTGTCCCAGAACCTTTTGTGAAGTTCGACTCAAAAGTTGCCCCCCTGTTGCCCGGTTATTGATAGATGTCCATAAGACGTTTTTCCGCATCGCTGGTCCCAATCAAGACCATTTCATCATGCCCGCGAAGCAAAATCGAGGGTTCGGGGTTGATATTCAATTCGTTTTCTCTACCAATAGCTATCACGCTGCAGCCTGTTTCTTTCCGGATATTACTTTCAGCAAGAGATTTTCCCACCAGGGATGAGTGTACCGGCGTGCGGAAGATGTTCAGTCCTTCTGCAAACATTAGTAATTTATTGGGTTTTAGAAGATTAATTATAGTATTAGCTCCCATGGAGGCATGTGACATGACATGGTCTGCTCCAGCCCTGTGCAGTTTGGTAATATTTCCGTCCAGGTTTGCCCTGCTGACAATCTGTATATCGGATCGCAGTTGACGGCAATAGATGGTGAGATAAATATTCATGGAGTCATCATGAGTGGTAATAATTACGGATGGAGCTTCCTTTATTCCGGCCCGATTCAAGGTTTCGAGATCGGCTGCATTTCCTTGAATATAGTTGTCATTTCGAATGAGTTTCGAATTCTTCTCCACTACTTTGTAAACGATCTGCCGCTCTTCCAATAGCTGTGCTGCTGCGAGTCCGACCCGACCGCCACCCAATATGAGAACAGGAGCACCGGTGGTATGATAATCACGGTAAATGGAGAAGACCTCGTCATATTTTTTCAGTTGTTCAGCTGAACCGGCCAGTACAAGCACAGTCGTGGAATCAATTCGAGTTTGTGGCTCTGGAATTCTGAATCGGCCTCTCTCCCAAAGCCCGACAACTGTTACGCCGGTATTTTCTCGTAGATTGCTTTGAAGGAGGGTTTTTCCCTCAAGTGGCGTTCGCATCGCAGATGCCTCGGCGATGAGAAGCTTATCGAATCTTCCGATAATATTTGCCCCCATACTCATTCCGAGCGTTCTTCGCGCCAAGGATTCTCCAAGCATCTTCATAAACTGAAAGACATAAGTGCTGCCGGCAAGCTGCAGAATATCGATAGAATCATCCGCATTGGCATTAGTAACGATGGGTACTTTTTCAGTTATCTCCCTGACCGTAAAGGATATATTTGTGTTGGTCATATCATCGTTGTTGGCGACCAGCATAGCGGCATTTTGTATGCGGAGACGCTTATATGTTTCAGGATCACCTAGATCTCCCACGACTACCTTGAAGTCTAATTCATAGAGCTCCAACGCACGATGCAAATCAGGGGCGATAACGGCATATTCATAATCATATTTTTTAAGTTTCTCTACAAGGTTCATGGTTATGGGATCAAAGCTTGTCAGGATCACGTGTCCTGTTGTGCTTTCCGGCAATTCCCGTGGAGTTTTAGCCCTTGATTGGGCTTCAAGCCATGGGGCATAAAAAAATTGAATGAAGGTAAAGGGCAACATGACGAGAAGAAAAAGAATGCCGGACATGAGTACAAGCAGCGTGAAAGACTTGCCTAAATCGCTCGCAAAGGTAATATCACCGAAACCAAGCGTGGACATTACAGTGAGTGTCCAATAGAAACCTGTAATCCAGCTA contains:
- a CDS encoding alpha/beta fold hydrolase, producing the protein MDMIVTFLQGIGILLGVFVIYLLIVALAPCLSVPKQRLNRAKQLPNDVDAIPSLPREDVSFQVKGTSVSAWLYLPGKLSAPVPCIIMGHGFGGIKDMLLEQYAIRYQKAGYVVLTFDYRHFGESEGQPRQLFLIRYQLEDHEEAIKYARSRKEVDPARIALWGTSGGGGYGIVIAAKDKDIACVVSHCAGLDHKASMKMFRRTLGIRHLLRLIVHAQRDLMRSRLGLSPHKIPIVGKPGTMAFFPTSDAYDGYSKVGSESFVNEVCARIILRSHGFNPVKHIRNVSCPVLIQICDHDSLAPIGTETEEELRKYAEVKRYPIGHFDIYIGSHFEKAVGDQLEFFKNHL
- a CDS encoding NAD-binding protein gives rise to the protein MKFIAAQILYFTRSRTTKRNFKLLFKFLFALTMLVVTYSILFHFIMLYEDKEFSWITGFYWTLTVMSTLGFGDITFASDLGKSFTLLVLMSGILFLLVMLPFTFIQFFYAPWLEAQSRAKTPRELPESTTGHVILTSFDPITMNLVEKLKKYDYEYAVIAPDLHRALELYELDFKVVVGDLGDPETYKRLRIQNAAMLVANNDDMTNTNISFTVREITEKVPIVTNANADDSIDILQLAGSTYVFQFMKMLGESLARRTLGMSMGANIIGRFDKLLIAEASAMRTPLEGKTLLQSNLRENTGVTVVGLWERGRFRIPEPQTRIDSTTVLVLAGSAEQLKKYDEVFSIYRDYHTTGAPVLILGGGRVGLAAAQLLEERQIVYKVVEKNSKLIRNDNYIQGNAADLETLNRAGIKEAPSVIITTHDDSMNIYLTIYCRQLRSDIQIVSRANLDGNITKLHRAGADHVMSHASMGANTIINLLKPNKLLMFAEGLNIFRTPVHSSLVGKSLAESNIRKETGCSVIAIGRENELNINPEPSILLRGHDEMVLIGTSDAEKRLMDIYQ
- a CDS encoding DUF4139 domain-containing protein — protein: MKIKLSERRWWRLIGITCSVMVMLTAIEAIASEVSDVDVKIERVALFKNGLGYFASSAILPKEATTIKVSQLPVPSHGTFWVGYPEDVKVRSLISNMADVEESVPARSIIELLQANPGRKVVISTGSKDMPTINGIIVEIIPEDKSAESLNPYFMDIRYSSSASRIQPYQATSLVVIRTKGGTVALNAGSIIRADFESDDITTVVPTISKQPTIRMELEIAAPGKEIGVSYLARGITWSPSYLIDISDPETAKLSAKAVVINEVADLQKIHLDLVTGFPNIKFGDVNSPVAMSQDLAGFLRALTSGRSESGSRGNMMMQQAVLSNVAMFDNDMSAPMPGYSTAREGLVAEDLFFYPVDNFTLLRGETACLPLFTAEVPYKHIYIWKIPDMLDNNERYRHNRGNDEQALAEEVWHSCRLVNNMEMPWTTAAAEFVNAGQFTGQDICYYTAPGAETTIRINRAMNVLAEKAEVELERVRKAASFHGYSHDLIKVKGELKLRNRMGKSATVEVTKNLSGEVLETIPQARDIRTAKGLQRVNPHHMLVWELEMKPGQEQTLSYTYEVYVRD